In one Mucilaginibacter ginsenosidivorax genomic region, the following are encoded:
- a CDS encoding PAS domain-containing sensor histidine kinase — protein MSFSEGHKFSDDSKQHLAQIIDNINAGIWEYNVTSKNIKWSVGFYTVLGYEPDEIECSNHVFFERILYHADKPAFLAALNGQPSNAAAPLYIRLLTKSSGYHWFESTVKRYNDETGQIIYGAIINVNKYKQAQIQAAHNDLFYNETLKIAKLGGWDLDTRTMGLSLSKQVYDIYELQNQVKLSLDEAISFFEPPYRPVIKNAIDNAVEYCQPYELELLFRTAKNNVKWVKAKGIPVIDDFGKCITVRGIIQDIDNKKRKNLALESSLNLLTDQNRRLQNFAYIVSHNLRSHTGNLQFMVKLYDETELPDDRAEILSHIKSISDSLSSTIEHLNEIVQIHTEITNERTEIDFETRFKNIISALKSNIEALDATIEYDFSRCPQVNYIPAYMESILQNLLTNSLKYSSPDRKPVIKCYTLKERNHIYLIFEDNGIGIDMERFGDKIFGMYKTFHQNPDAKGIGLFITRNQIEALGGTIKVDSTVNIGTKFTIRLV, from the coding sequence ATGAGTTTTTCTGAAGGGCACAAATTTTCTGACGATAGCAAGCAGCACCTTGCTCAAATCATCGATAATATAAACGCCGGTATTTGGGAATATAACGTTACAAGTAAAAATATTAAATGGTCTGTTGGGTTTTATACCGTTTTGGGCTATGAGCCCGACGAAATAGAATGTTCTAACCACGTATTTTTCGAACGCATACTATATCACGCTGATAAACCCGCTTTTCTGGCGGCCCTGAATGGTCAACCGTCAAACGCTGCCGCGCCCTTATATATAAGATTGCTTACCAAATCATCTGGTTATCATTGGTTTGAGAGTACTGTAAAAAGATACAACGACGAAACCGGGCAAATAATTTACGGGGCAATCATTAATGTCAACAAATATAAGCAGGCCCAGATACAGGCTGCGCATAATGACCTGTTTTATAACGAGACCCTTAAAATTGCCAAATTGGGAGGGTGGGATTTAGATACCCGTACTATGGGTTTATCGTTATCAAAACAGGTGTATGATATTTATGAGCTACAAAATCAGGTCAAGCTTTCGCTTGACGAAGCTATCAGCTTTTTTGAGCCACCATATCGCCCGGTAATCAAAAATGCTATTGATAATGCCGTGGAATATTGTCAGCCTTATGAGCTGGAATTGCTTTTCAGAACGGCAAAAAACAATGTAAAATGGGTAAAGGCAAAGGGGATACCTGTTATTGACGATTTTGGAAAGTGTATTACAGTAAGAGGTATTATACAGGATATTGACAATAAAAAGCGAAAAAATCTGGCACTGGAATCGTCATTAAATTTATTGACCGATCAAAATCGCCGTCTTCAAAATTTCGCCTACATCGTATCACATAACCTTCGGTCGCACACGGGCAATCTGCAATTTATGGTAAAGTTGTACGATGAAACGGAACTACCCGATGACCGGGCCGAAATTTTATCGCACATTAAATCCATCAGTGATAGCCTAAGTTCAACAATTGAGCATTTAAACGAGATAGTTCAGATTCATACAGAAATTACCAACGAACGCACAGAAATTGATTTTGAAACACGCTTTAAAAATATCATATCGGCACTAAAAAGTAATATTGAAGCCCTTGATGCCACTATAGAGTATGATTTTAGCAGGTGCCCCCAGGTAAATTACATTCCGGCTTATATGGAAAGTATTTTGCAAAACCTACTTACCAATTCACTCAAATATAGTTCGCCAGATAGGAAGCCGGTTATAAAATGCTATACCTTAAAAGAGCGCAACCATATTTACCTGATTTTTGAAGATAACGGGATAGGTATTGATATGGAGAGGTTTGGTGATAAAATATTTGGCATGTACAAAACCTTTCATCAAAACCCCGATGCAAAAGGTATAGGATTATTTATTACCCGTAACCAGATAGAGGCACTGGGCGGCACAATTAAAGTAGACAGCACCGTAAATATTGGCACAAAATTTACTATTAGGCTGGTATAA
- a CDS encoding NADP-dependent isocitrate dehydrogenase produces MSKIKVENPVVELDGDEMTRIIWKFIKDKLIIPYLDLDIKYYDLGIEYRDETNDQVTVDAANAILKYGVGIKCATITPDEARVEEFGLKQMWRSPNGTIRNILDGTVFREPIVMANVPRLVPNWTAPICIGRHAFGDQYRATDFVTKGKGKLTITFTPEDGGAEQSFEVFNFKGDGVALAMYNTDESIKGFAHACFNQALMKGWPLYLSTKNTILKKYDGRFKDIFEEIYQNDYKTKFAEAGITYEHRLIDDMVASALKWNGNFVWACKNYDGDVQSDTVAQGFGSLGLMTSTLVTPDGTVMEAEAAHGTVTRHYREHQAGKPTSTNPIASIFAWTRGLEFRGILDKNQELIDFCKALEEVCIETVESGKMTKDLAITIKPKVEHGTDYLYTEEFLAAIDENLKAKLGK; encoded by the coding sequence AGTACTATGATTTGGGTATTGAGTACCGCGATGAAACCAACGATCAGGTAACTGTTGATGCCGCAAATGCTATTTTAAAATATGGTGTAGGTATTAAATGTGCAACCATCACTCCTGATGAAGCACGTGTTGAAGAATTTGGTTTAAAACAAATGTGGCGTTCGCCAAATGGCACTATCCGTAATATTTTGGATGGTACTGTTTTCCGCGAGCCTATTGTAATGGCAAATGTACCACGCCTGGTGCCAAACTGGACAGCCCCTATTTGTATTGGCCGCCACGCTTTTGGCGATCAGTACCGCGCTACTGATTTTGTTACCAAAGGAAAAGGTAAATTAACCATCACTTTCACTCCCGAAGATGGCGGTGCCGAGCAATCATTTGAAGTATTTAACTTTAAAGGCGATGGCGTAGCATTGGCAATGTATAATACTGATGAATCTATCAAAGGATTTGCACACGCTTGTTTTAACCAGGCTTTAATGAAAGGCTGGCCTTTGTACTTATCAACCAAAAACACCATCCTTAAAAAATATGATGGCCGTTTTAAAGATATTTTCGAAGAGATATACCAAAACGATTACAAAACAAAATTTGCCGAAGCGGGCATTACTTACGAGCACCGTTTAATTGACGATATGGTTGCATCGGCCTTAAAATGGAATGGCAACTTTGTTTGGGCTTGTAAAAACTACGATGGCGACGTACAGTCAGATACCGTAGCACAAGGTTTTGGTTCATTAGGTTTAATGACATCAACGCTGGTTACGCCAGATGGTACCGTAATGGAAGCCGAAGCTGCGCATGGTACAGTAACCCGCCACTACCGCGAGCACCAGGCCGGTAAACCAACATCAACCAATCCTATCGCTTCTATTTTTGCCTGGACAAGAGGTTTGGAGTTCCGTGGTATATTAGATAAAAATCAGGAGCTGATAGATTTCTGTAAAGCTTTGGAAGAAGTTTGTATTGAAACTGTTGAAAGTGGTAAAATGACCAAAGATTTAGCCATCACTATTAAACCAAAAGTTGAGCACGGTACAGATTATTTATACACCGAAGAGTTTTTAGCAGCAATTGACGAAAACTTGAAAGCTAAATTGGGTAAATAA
- a CDS encoding response regulator encodes MTAEQDAVRVCLIDDDQVYTFGFKKMISLKGINSRVINFGDGYQAINWLSNPLNSQNLPDVIFLDINMPNMDGWEFLHEFAEIKSRMGKKITIYMLSSSIYLNDIYRAKNIEDVEDYIFKPINEHQLNSIFDYIRHQIHNRRFKNGTI; translated from the coding sequence ATGACAGCAGAGCAGGATGCCGTGAGGGTGTGCTTAATTGACGACGACCAGGTTTATACTTTCGGGTTCAAAAAAATGATTAGTTTAAAGGGGATTAATAGCCGGGTAATTAATTTTGGCGACGGATACCAGGCTATCAACTGGCTAAGTAACCCGCTGAACAGTCAAAATTTACCCGATGTAATATTCCTTGATATTAATATGCCTAATATGGACGGCTGGGAATTTTTGCATGAATTTGCGGAAATAAAATCCCGGATGGGCAAAAAAATCACAATTTATATGCTCAGTTCATCCATTTACCTGAACGATATTTATAGGGCAAAAAATATCGAGGATGTTGAGGATTATATTTTTAAGCCTATTAATGAACACCAGCTTAATAGCATATTTGATTACATACGGCATCAAATTCACAACCGGAGATTTAAAAACGGGACTATTTAG
- a CDS encoding DNA alkylation repair protein, translating to MRAQVFLIKAMKVDEVIGLLRQQASPSYLAGMQRFGIDNSRALGVKLPNLRKLAKSIKKDHLLAQQLWDTGIHEARIIASLVDDPKMVTGQQIDNWTSDFYSWDLCDQVCGNLFDRTTFAIPKAIEFSARDEEYIKRAGFVLMAEYAIHNKLATDDVFLPFFSLIEREAWDNRNFVKKAVNWALRQIGKRNNTLKMEAIATANRILKQNHKSAKWIAFNALTELSTLKNSF from the coding sequence TTGAGAGCACAAGTTTTTCTGATTAAGGCGATGAAGGTTGATGAAGTTATAGGCCTGCTTAGGCAACAGGCCAGTCCCTCTTATCTTGCCGGTATGCAGCGTTTTGGTATTGATAACTCCAGGGCTCTCGGTGTTAAACTCCCGAATTTGCGTAAACTGGCCAAAAGCATAAAAAAAGATCACCTGCTGGCGCAACAACTTTGGGATACAGGCATCCATGAAGCCCGTATTATCGCGTCGTTGGTTGACGATCCTAAGATGGTTACCGGGCAGCAAATAGATAATTGGACAAGTGACTTTTACTCATGGGACCTTTGCGACCAGGTATGCGGTAACCTTTTTGACCGTACAACCTTTGCCATACCTAAAGCCATTGAATTTAGTGCGCGGGACGAAGAGTATATTAAGCGGGCTGGTTTTGTTTTAATGGCCGAATACGCTATACACAACAAGTTGGCTACCGACGATGTTTTTTTACCATTTTTTAGTTTAATAGAACGGGAGGCCTGGGATAACCGCAACTTTGTGAAAAAGGCGGTAAATTGGGCATTACGACAGATAGGTAAACGAAACAACACGCTGAAAATGGAAGCGATTGCAACTGCCAACCGTATTTTAAAGCAAAATCACAAATCGGCTAAATGGATTGCCTTCAATGCACTAACCGAATTATCAACCCTTAAAAACTCCTTTTAA
- a CDS encoding type I phosphomannose isomerase catalytic subunit: MSALYPLKFKTIYKDKIWGGQKISTYLHKDFGDLPNCGETWELSGVKSDVSVVNGGALDGESLADLLEQYKDELVGKKVYDHFGNIFPLLIKFIDANDDLSVQVHPDDELAKKRHNSFGKTEMWYVIEADPGSTLIAGFNQEMTEQKYVDALNSGHIMDILNKEDVTAGDVFFLPAGRVHTIGKGLLIAEIQQTSDITYRIYDFDRVDDKGNKRELHTQEALAAIDYKHYPEYKTIYQPQKDETVHLVTCPYFTTNILDFNKSTAKDYSALDSFVVHVCVEGAYNVTYNGETYPVKMGECILLPKSIDKIELETNSGFKILESYIE, from the coding sequence ATGTCGGCACTTTATCCATTAAAATTTAAAACCATATATAAAGATAAGATCTGGGGCGGTCAAAAAATCAGCACCTATCTGCATAAAGATTTTGGCGATTTGCCAAATTGTGGCGAAACCTGGGAACTATCTGGCGTAAAATCCGATGTATCTGTAGTGAACGGCGGCGCACTTGACGGCGAATCATTAGCAGATTTGCTTGAGCAATACAAAGATGAGCTTGTTGGTAAAAAAGTTTACGACCATTTTGGTAATATTTTCCCGTTACTGATCAAGTTTATTGATGCTAATGATGATCTTTCTGTTCAAGTGCACCCTGACGACGAACTGGCAAAAAAACGTCATAACTCATTCGGCAAAACCGAAATGTGGTACGTAATTGAAGCCGATCCGGGTTCCACGCTGATAGCTGGCTTTAACCAGGAAATGACCGAGCAAAAATATGTTGATGCGCTTAACAGCGGCCATATCATGGATATCCTGAACAAAGAGGATGTTACCGCAGGCGATGTTTTCTTTTTACCGGCTGGCCGTGTGCATACAATTGGCAAAGGATTGTTAATTGCCGAAATCCAGCAAACATCTGATATTACCTACCGTATTTATGATTTTGACCGGGTAGATGATAAAGGAAACAAGCGTGAGCTACATACCCAGGAAGCCCTTGCTGCAATTGACTACAAACACTACCCGGAGTATAAAACCATATATCAACCTCAAAAAGACGAAACGGTTCATTTGGTAACCTGCCCGTACTTTACCACCAACATACTTGATTTTAACAAAAGCACCGCAAAAGATTACTCGGCGCTTGATTCATTTGTAGTACATGTTTGCGTTGAAGGAGCTTATAACGTAACCTATAATGGTGAAACTTACCCTGTAAAAATGGGCGAGTGCATCCTGCTGCCAAAAAGTATTGATAAAATTGAGTTGGAAACCAACAGTGGCTTTAAAATATTGGAAAGTTATATCGAGTAA